The nucleotide sequence CGGATGATGTCCGGCAAATCGCCCAGGTGTGACCGCAGCGGTGGTAAATTCACGGGCAGCGACGCCACCCGATAGAAAAGCTCATCATGAAACCGCCCCTCGTCGGTCATCAGCTCGAGGTCCGCCGTGGTGGTGCAGATCAGACGAAAACGGTGGGCCGAGTTTCGCAGCACGCTGACGAGTTCCTGCTGCATTTCCATTGGCAACGACTCCAACCGTTGCAGCAACAGGGTGCCATCCCGGGCATCGTTGACCCATTCACCCCCGACTCCGTTCTCGCCCATCAGACCACGGGTGAAATTCTCCTCCGAGCTCAGGGCGCAATCGATGCGCACCAGCTTCGCGCCATCATCCGCGCTGCTGCGGTGCAGGATTTCCGCAATGACCGTTTTACCGGTGCCGGCTTCTCCCTGCAGCAGGACCGGCGTGCGGGAACCGGCCAAACGCTCCACTTGCTGGCGCAAGCGCACCACTTCTTTACTGGAGCCGACCATGATCGATTTCAGATCGTCGGATTTTACGGAGGAAGCGGTCGAGGCGACTCGCTTGGACTGAAACTCCCTGAACTCGAGGCCGCGCTTGAGCGTGCTGATCAACTCGTCGACCCGGAACGGTTTCTGGAGATAGTCGAAGGCCCCGAACTTGAGCGCCTGGATGGCACTTTCCGTAGAAGCATAGGCGGTCATGATGATCACGACCGCGGTCGGATCGTAGCCTTTAAGCTGTTTGAGCAGCGTGATGCCATCGACCGGCTTCATGTCGATATCGGCCAGAACGATGTCGAATTTCTCCGCCTTGTAGAGAGCCAGCCCCTTCTCGCCATCGGTCGCAAAGGACGTCGAATAGCCAGTCGGTTGGATAACCGCATCCAGCATCTCGTGAATGGAGAGCAGATCGTCGACGATGAGAACAGAAGGCATATTTAGCAGCTACAAACCGGGGGAATCCCGGTCGAAAGGCACCAGCGAGGCTCAACCTTTGCGCTATTGCAAGCCACCGGCCACCGCACCGAGCTGGAAAATCGGGAGGAACATCGCCATAACGATACCGCCGACGACCACACCGAGGAACACGATGAGCATCGGTTCGATCAGCGAAGTGAGGGCGGCCACCGTGGCTTCCGCTTCCGTATCATAGAAATCCGCGATTTTGTTCATCATGCCGTCGACGTTACCCGTCGATTCACCGGCCTTGACCATGTGCTTCATCATCGGCGGGAAAAATACATTGGCCGCCATGACTTCGGAAACCTGACCGCCTTGGCTGACGTGGCGGGCGATCTCAGTGCAAGCTCGCTCGATCTGCACCTTGTTCGAGGCCGACGACACGATCTCCAGGGTGCGCAGGATCGGCACGCCGGAGCGCACCAAAGTCGCGTAGGTGCGGCAAAAACGGGACAGAGCGATCTTGTGCACCAGATTGCCGAAAATCGGCGCTTTGACCAAAAATCTGTCCTTCGCCTCCCGTCCCTTGGGCGTCGCGATGACCTTTTTCATGATCCATACAAACACGGCCATGCCGGCGATCAGGTAAAAGATGTTCGCCTTCAGGAAGTCGGACAAATCGATCAAAAATTGCGTCGGAGCCGGCAGCTTCGCGCCGAAGTCGGCGAACATGTCGGCAAACACCGGAATCACGAAGATCAGGAGGACGTTCACCAACGCGACGGCCAAACCGATAACCGCGATCGGATACGTCATCGCTGATTTCACCTTCTTGGTGAGTTTCACACTCGCTTCGAAGTAACCGGCCACCTTGCCCAAAATTTCCGAAAGCGCACCAGAAGCTTCACCCGCTTCGACCATGGAAATGAACAACGTGGGGAACGCCCGGGGAAAGCGTTTCACCGAAGCCGAAAAAGAATTACCCGACGAAATCTCGTTCCGCACTTCCCGGATCACGATGCGAAAAACCTGGTCCTCGGTCTGATCCTGCAAGGCTTCCAAACACTGCACCAAGGGCAGTCCGGCCGTGAGCAATGACGACAGTTGTTGGGTAAAAATGGCGAGTTCTTCGAGCGGCAGTTTGTAGTTCTTGGCCTTCTTCTCGAAAGACTTCTGTTTGGCCAGTTCCTGGGAAGCCCAGAAACCGACTTTTTTGTTTTTGCCGGCCGGTGCTTTCTTCGTGCCCGCTGAGCCCTTGGAGCCGCTAGAAATAAAAGCCATTCGAAGAGCGAAAACGGTCAAATCAGCGTCCGCAACTCCATTCCCGGGCGTAACTAGTAAAATATTGTCAATTTTCACCCCCTTGCTTCGCCCCCTCCTTTCCCGACATATTCCCCGAAGCGCGAGCTTGACGCGCCCCGTCGGACCTTGATGCTTCGCCCCTCTCAGCGGCTGTAGTTTAGTGGTAAAACCTCTGTCTTCCACACAGATGTCGTCGGTTCGATTCCGTCCAGCCGCACCAGTCTTCGACCTTATCTTGGGCACACCGGAAGACTTGGCCCGGCGTTTGCAAACCTCGCCCTTCCGTCACTTCCCGTGAACATCGTCCTCTTCGATCGAGCCGAGACTCAGCACGCCTTGCCGCGGCACGACGAGCGCGCCCGCCACATCTGCCGCGTGCTTAAACGCGAGGTCGGTGACTCGTTCGACGTCGGGCTGATTAACGGCCCGCGCGGCAAAGCGAAGCTCACCGCGATCGACGCCGACGAGCTTACGCTGGAATTCACGTGGTCCGCGCCGCACCCCCGCCCCGCCCCGACCATTCTGGGGGTCGGCTTTCCGCGGCCGCAAACCGCCCGTGACATTCTTCGGGACGCCACCACCTTGGGCGCCACCGCCCTACATTTTGTCGCCACCCGACGCAGCGACCCCAACTACGCCGCCAGCTCCCTGTGGCAATCGGGAGAATGGCAGCGCCACGCCACCAACGGCGCGGCCCAGGCGTTTGACACCTTCGTGCCCACGGTTTCGTGGCACCAGGATCTGGCCGGTTGCATCGCCGACCCTGCCTTCGCCGGCGTGAAGCGGCTCGCGTTGGATGTTTATGGAGCGGCCGCCCCACTGGCGAAGTTGAGCCTCCCGACTCCCGACCAACCCGTGCTTGCCTTGATCGGGCCGGAGCGCGGCTGGGACGACGCCGATCGGGCGTTGTTTACCGCGAATGACATCCCTCGATTTCACCTCGGCGAACGCGTGCTGCGCACCGAAACCGCCGTGACCGCGACCATGGCGCTGATCAACGCGGCCCGCCTTCGCGCCTGAATACCGCCACCGTGGGTTGGCGCACGCCCTTGCCAATCCGTCGCACGCACGCCCAACCCGCGGGATTGAGCTCCAATCCTCCCGGCAGTTCAAACAACACCAGCGCGTCCGCGTTCTGCCCCAACAGCTCACTAAGGCGCGCAAAAATCGCCGGAGCCACCTCCGCGATGATCGGATACGGCGGATCGATGAAAACCAGATCCGGCCGTGCCTCCGCCACTGGCCAAGGCACTTTGACGGCGTCTCCTGCCACCACCTGCAGATCCGTTTCGTCGCGCCCGAGACTGCGGCAGACCGCCGTGATGTTACGACGCAACAGGCCGACCGTGCGCGCGTGTTGCTCCACCCACACACCCCCCGCCGCGCCCCGGCTCAGTGCCTCCAAGCCATAGGCACCGCTGCCGGCAAACAAATCCAGGAAGCGCGCCCCAACCACCCGCGGTCCCAGACTGGAAAAAATCGCCTGACGCATCCCATCTGTGGCCGGCCGCACGGCATCGCCTTTGGGGACTTGCAGCGTAATTCCGCGCGCCGCTCCGCCGCTGATTCTCATGCTCGCAGCGCAATTCGTCGCCCCGAGGTTGGCAAACGCCAATCGTGAGACATAGGTGGCCTCGTGGCCTGCCGCCACACGCCCCTGGCATGAAAACTCCGCGCTTCACCCGTCGCCGATTCCTGCGCAACGTCGCGCTCGCCGGTGGTGTCGGCGCCCTCGGCACTGTGAGCATTTCCCGTATGACTTCAGGCCAGCCCTTCCCGATTTCCGACCACTGCGATGGTCGACAATTTTTCAACCCCCGCAGCCATACCAACCGATCGTGGCTCGATGTGCTGCGTTGGAAATTGAATTCCAAGGCTCGGCCATGGCCGGACACCGTCGCCATGGACCCGCCGCCTCCACTGCCCGCCGCCCCGCGCGACGGCACGCTCACAGCGACGTGGATCAACCACGCGACCGTGCTGCTGCAAACCCGCCACGGCACGATTTTGATCGATCCGGTTTTCAGCGAACGCGCCAGCCCGTTTCAATGGGCCGGCCCCAAGCGCGTGCATCCTCCCGGCATCGCGTGGGATGCGCTGCCGCCGATCGACATCATTCTGCTCAGCCACGATCACTACGATCACTGCGATGGCCCGACGTTGCGCCGGTTCGCGGGGTCGGAACGCCCCCCGCTGGTGATTTGTCCCCTGGGCAATGGATCACTGCTGCAACGTTTCGAGTTCGCCCCGGACCGCATCGTCGAGCTCGACTGGTGGGAAGCACACGAGGTGATGTCCGGCCTCCACGTCCGAGCGACGCCGGCGCGACATTGGAGCAATCGCATCAGCGGCCAGCGCAACCATCGTTTGTGGTCGGGGTTTTTCGTCCATGCGGGCGGCCGCACCGCCTACTACACCGGCGACACCGCCTGGGATGATCACATGTTTGCCGCCGTGCGTGATCAATGTGGTTCACCGGATCTCGGGATCATTCCCATCGGCGCTTACGAACCTCGCTGGTTCATGAGTGCCCAGCATTGCAATCCCACCGAAGCCGTCCGCATCCACCAAACCGTGGGCGCCGGCCGCAGCATAGGTGTGCACTGGGGCACGTTTCAACTCACCGACGAAGGCCGCGATGACCCCGTGAACGGGCTGGCCGCCGCTCGCGGAGCGGTCGGTCTCACCGCCGCGGCATTTCAAACCGTGGCTCCGGGACAAACATTAGCGGTCTGAAAATCGAAATCGAGTTGCGCACCATGGTTTCCCTGCCGTTGAAGCAAGAGATGCGATGGAGTGATTGCATTTACGGAACCTCCGATTTAGTTAGGGTCCTAACTGTTTTACTCGAGCGGCGCCCTTCGCCGCCTCGCCGTCCCTCTTCAACTTACGCCTTTCATGCGCCCCCATTTCGCCATGCTGCTCGCAGTGGGCGGGCTCGCCCTCACGGCCAGCCCCGGCGGAGCGCAGGCGGATGAGAGGAATTGGTGGCCGCTGTGGGTGAGCCGCACCGACCCCTCGACCGGAGATGAACGCACCTCTTTTCTGGGACCGCTCGGATTTGAACAAACCGCCGCCGACGCCACCACGATTCACGGTCTGCGGCCTTTCTTTGACGAAGCCCACTCGGCCGACGGCAGCCTGACCGCGACATCCGCCTTCTATCCGCTCTGGCATCGGGAATCGGATGCGACCACGGCAGATCAGCGGTGGTCCTTTTTTAATTTGATCAA is from Synoicihabitans lomoniglobus and encodes:
- a CDS encoding sigma-54-dependent transcriptional regulator, with translation MPSVLIVDDLLSIHEMLDAVIQPTGYSTSFATDGEKGLALYKAEKFDIVLADIDMKPVDGITLLKQLKGYDPTAVVIIMTAYASTESAIQALKFGAFDYLQKPFRVDELISTLKRGLEFREFQSKRVASTASSVKSDDLKSIMVGSSKEVVRLRQQVERLAGSRTPVLLQGEAGTGKTVIAEILHRSSADDGAKLVRIDCALSSEENFTRGLMGENGVGGEWVNDARDGTLLLQRLESLPMEMQQELVSVLRNSAHRFRLICTTTADLELMTDEGRFHDELFYRVASLPVNLPPLRSHLGDLPDIIRKTLESASNPNFDAKLIEFTPDALAVLEGYRWPGNFSELHQLVTQISATTESRMIGADQLPMRLKELGQWPSLDQYLAEKKQEYVEMVLRACRGDRGEAARVLGVDISAIG
- a CDS encoding type II secretion system F family protein, with the protein product MAFISSGSKGSAGTKKAPAGKNKKVGFWASQELAKQKSFEKKAKNYKLPLEELAIFTQQLSSLLTAGLPLVQCLEALQDQTEDQVFRIVIREVRNEISSGNSFSASVKRFPRAFPTLFISMVEAGEASGALSEILGKVAGYFEASVKLTKKVKSAMTYPIAVIGLAVALVNVLLIFVIPVFADMFADFGAKLPAPTQFLIDLSDFLKANIFYLIAGMAVFVWIMKKVIATPKGREAKDRFLVKAPIFGNLVHKIALSRFCRTYATLVRSGVPILRTLEIVSSASNKVQIERACTEIARHVSQGGQVSEVMAANVFFPPMMKHMVKAGESTGNVDGMMNKIADFYDTEAEATVAALTSLIEPMLIVFLGVVVGGIVMAMFLPIFQLGAVAGGLQ
- a CDS encoding 16S rRNA (uracil(1498)-N(3))-methyltransferase encodes the protein MNIVLFDRAETQHALPRHDERARHICRVLKREVGDSFDVGLINGPRGKAKLTAIDADELTLEFTWSAPHPRPAPTILGVGFPRPQTARDILRDATTLGATALHFVATRRSDPNYAASSLWQSGEWQRHATNGAAQAFDTFVPTVSWHQDLAGCIADPAFAGVKRLALDVYGAAAPLAKLSLPTPDQPVLALIGPERGWDDADRALFTANDIPRFHLGERVLRTETAVTATMALINAARLRA
- a CDS encoding RsmD family RNA methyltransferase encodes the protein MRISGGAARGITLQVPKGDAVRPATDGMRQAIFSSLGPRVVGARFLDLFAGSGAYGLEALSRGAAGGVWVEQHARTVGLLRRNITAVCRSLGRDETDLQVVAGDAVKVPWPVAEARPDLVFIDPPYPIIAEVAPAIFARLSELLGQNADALVLFELPGGLELNPAGWACVRRIGKGVRQPTVAVFRREGGPR
- a CDS encoding MBL fold metallo-hydrolase → MKTPRFTRRRFLRNVALAGGVGALGTVSISRMTSGQPFPISDHCDGRQFFNPRSHTNRSWLDVLRWKLNSKARPWPDTVAMDPPPPLPAAPRDGTLTATWINHATVLLQTRHGTILIDPVFSERASPFQWAGPKRVHPPGIAWDALPPIDIILLSHDHYDHCDGPTLRRFAGSERPPLVICPLGNGSLLQRFEFAPDRIVELDWWEAHEVMSGLHVRATPARHWSNRISGQRNHRLWSGFFVHAGGRTAYYTGDTAWDDHMFAAVRDQCGSPDLGIIPIGAYEPRWFMSAQHCNPTEAVRIHQTVGAGRSIGVHWGTFQLTDEGRDDPVNGLAAARGAVGLTAAAFQTVAPGQTLAV